A genome region from Piliocolobus tephrosceles isolate RC106 chromosome 8, ASM277652v3, whole genome shotgun sequence includes the following:
- the LOC113223011 gene encoding actin-related protein 3B-like isoform X4 produces the protein MFRDFGRRLQRDLKRVVDARLRLSEELSGGRIKPKPVEVQVVTHHMQRYAVWFGGSMLASTPEFFQVCHTKKDYEEYGPSICRHNPVFGVMS, from the exons ATGTTCAGGGATTTCGGACGCCGACTACAGAGGGATTTGAAGAGAGTGGTGGATGCTAGGCTGAGGCTCAGCGAGGAGCTCAGCGGCGGGAGGATCAAG CCAAAGCCTGTGGAGGTCCAGGTGGTCACTCATCACATGCAGCGCTACGCCGTGTGGTTCGGAGGCTCCATGCTGGCCTCGACT CCCGAGTTCTTTCAGGTCTGCCACACCAAGAAGGACTATGAAGAGTACGGGCCCAGCATCTGCCGCCACAACCCCGTCTTCGGAGTCATGTCCTAG
- the LOC113223011 gene encoding actin-related protein 3B-like isoform X3, whose protein sequence is MDGHNVVLSGGSTMFRDFGRRLQRDLKRVVDARLRLSEELSGGRIKPKPVEVQVVTHHMQRYAVWFGGSMLASTPEFFQVCHTKKDYEEYGPSICRHNPVFGVMS, encoded by the exons AATGTCGTTCTCTCAGGAGGCTCCACCATGTTCAGGGATTTCGGACGCCGACTACAGAGGGATTTGAAGAGAGTGGTGGATGCTAGGCTGAGGCTCAGCGAGGAGCTCAGCGGCGGGAGGATCAAG CCAAAGCCTGTGGAGGTCCAGGTGGTCACTCATCACATGCAGCGCTACGCCGTGTGGTTCGGAGGCTCCATGCTGGCCTCGACT CCCGAGTTCTTTCAGGTCTGCCACACCAAGAAGGACTATGAAGAGTACGGGCCCAGCATCTGCCGCCACAACCCCGTCTTCGGAGTCATGTCCTAG
- the LOC113223011 gene encoding actin-related protein 3B-like isoform X1 yields MLGDLSNICCWQVTRGEISLYRHSGWKWSRTQVEDEVTGGFSRWKTRSLVASPGGRPGHWSLLQVEGQRLQNVVLSGGSTMFRDFGRRLQRDLKRVVDARLRLSEELSGGRIKPKPVEVQVVTHHMQRYAVWFGGSMLASTPEFFQVCHTKKDYEEYGPSICRHNPVFGVMS; encoded by the exons ATGTTAGGTGATTTATCAAACATCTGCTGCTGGCAGGTAACCAGAGGTGAAATTTCTCTCTACAGACACTCAGGCTGGAAGTGGAGCAGAACCCAGGTGGAAGACGAGGTCACTGGTGGCTTCTCCAGGTGGAAGACCAGATCCCTCGTGGCTTCTCCAGGTGGAAGACCAGGTCACTGGTCACTTCTCCAGGTGGAAGGCCAGCGTCTCCAG AATGTCGTTCTCTCAGGAGGCTCCACCATGTTCAGGGATTTCGGACGCCGACTACAGAGGGATTTGAAGAGAGTGGTGGATGCTAGGCTGAGGCTCAGCGAGGAGCTCAGCGGCGGGAGGATCAAG CCAAAGCCTGTGGAGGTCCAGGTGGTCACTCATCACATGCAGCGCTACGCCGTGTGGTTCGGAGGCTCCATGCTGGCCTCGACT CCCGAGTTCTTTCAGGTCTGCCACACCAAGAAGGACTATGAAGAGTACGGGCCCAGCATCTGCCGCCACAACCCCGTCTTCGGAGTCATGTCCTAG
- the LOC113223011 gene encoding uncharacterized protein LOC113223011 isoform X2 — protein sequence MLGDLSNICCWQVTRGEISLYRHSGWKWSRTQVEDEVTGGFSRWKTRSLVASPGGRPGHWSLLQVEGQRLQNVVLSGGSTMFRDFGRRLQRDLKRVVDARLRLSEELSGGRIKRSGLGCNDQCPKEMGLIYAKACGGPGGHSSHAALRRVVRRLHAGLDSRVLSGLPHQEGL from the exons ATGTTAGGTGATTTATCAAACATCTGCTGCTGGCAGGTAACCAGAGGTGAAATTTCTCTCTACAGACACTCAGGCTGGAAGTGGAGCAGAACCCAGGTGGAAGACGAGGTCACTGGTGGCTTCTCCAGGTGGAAGACCAGATCCCTCGTGGCTTCTCCAGGTGGAAGACCAGGTCACTGGTCACTTCTCCAGGTGGAAGGCCAGCGTCTCCAG AATGTCGTTCTCTCAGGAGGCTCCACCATGTTCAGGGATTTCGGACGCCGACTACAGAGGGATTTGAAGAGAGTGGTGGATGCTAGGCTGAGGCTCAGCGAGGAGCTCAGCGGCGGGAGGATCAAG AGATCAGGCCTGGGGTGTAATGACCAGTGTCCCAAGGAGATGGGACTGATTTACG CCAAAGCCTGTGGAGGTCCAGGTGGTCACTCATCACATGCAGCGCTACGCCGTGTGGTTCGGAGGCTCCATGCTGGCCTCGACT CCCGAGTTCTTTCAGGTCTGCCACACCAAGAAGGACTATGA
- the LOC113223011 gene encoding uncharacterized protein LOC113223011 isoform X5, with product MFRDFGRRLQRDLKRVVDARLRLSEELSGGRIKRSGLGCNDQCPKEMGLIYAKACGGPGGHSSHAALRRVVRRLHAGLDSRVLSGLPHQEGL from the exons ATGTTCAGGGATTTCGGACGCCGACTACAGAGGGATTTGAAGAGAGTGGTGGATGCTAGGCTGAGGCTCAGCGAGGAGCTCAGCGGCGGGAGGATCAAG AGATCAGGCCTGGGGTGTAATGACCAGTGTCCCAAGGAGATGGGACTGATTTACG CCAAAGCCTGTGGAGGTCCAGGTGGTCACTCATCACATGCAGCGCTACGCCGTGTGGTTCGGAGGCTCCATGCTGGCCTCGACT CCCGAGTTCTTTCAGGTCTGCCACACCAAGAAGGACTATGA